A window of Ruania suaedae contains these coding sequences:
- a CDS encoding carbohydrate ABC transporter permease, with product MTQTTAGTAEGSKAPPSKPPKARKYNRREAIAGYLFITPWILGFCIFTAGAMIWSLVLSFSRYNLATNAQTPVGLANYENLFADPRVATSLGNTLFFALLSVPLEIAFALFLATLLNRLGRGAGFFRTVFYLPKMTPVVATAAIFFLLLNGNSGAINEFLRFFGLPGPQWLVDPDWIKPSIVLMGLWAVSGTMVIFLAALKNVPRELYEVASLDGAGAVRKFTTITLPMISAAMFFNVIVLSIAAFQTFDQAYLLFWRDQSNSSPEASLFYAVYLFQQAFRQFNFGFAAAMAWLMFVIIMCVTFIQMKFGNRFVYYEGGN from the coding sequence ATGACACAGACCACGGCGGGGACCGCCGAGGGTTCGAAGGCACCGCCTTCGAAGCCGCCCAAAGCCCGCAAGTACAACCGGCGCGAAGCGATCGCCGGGTATCTGTTCATCACGCCCTGGATCCTCGGCTTCTGCATCTTCACGGCCGGGGCGATGATCTGGAGCCTGGTGCTCTCCTTCAGCCGGTACAACCTCGCCACCAACGCGCAGACCCCTGTGGGGCTGGCGAACTACGAGAACTTGTTCGCCGACCCCCGGGTGGCTACCTCGCTCGGCAACACCCTGTTCTTCGCCCTGCTCTCGGTCCCGCTCGAGATCGCCTTCGCGCTCTTCCTCGCCACCCTGCTGAACCGCCTCGGCCGGGGGGCGGGCTTCTTCCGGACCGTCTTCTACTTGCCGAAGATGACGCCGGTGGTGGCCACCGCGGCGATCTTCTTCCTGCTCCTGAACGGCAACTCGGGGGCGATCAACGAGTTCCTGCGCTTCTTCGGCCTTCCCGGTCCCCAATGGCTGGTCGACCCGGACTGGATCAAGCCCTCGATCGTGCTGATGGGCCTGTGGGCCGTCAGCGGCACCATGGTGATCTTCCTGGCCGCACTGAAGAATGTGCCCCGGGAGCTCTACGAGGTGGCCTCCCTGGACGGCGCCGGCGCGGTGCGCAAGTTCACCACCATCACCCTGCCGATGATCTCCGCGGCGATGTTCTTCAACGTCATCGTGCTCTCGATCGCGGCGTTCCAGACCTTCGACCAGGCCTACCTGCTCTTCTGGCGCGACCAGTCCAACTCCTCCCCGGAGGCGTCGCTGTTCTACGCCGTGTACCTCTTCCAGCAGGCGTTCCGTCAGTTCAACTTCGGCTTCGCCGCCGCGATGGCGTGGCTGATGTTCGTGATCATCATGTGCGTCACGTTCATCCAGATGAAGTTCGGCAACCGGTTCGTGTACTACGAGGGAGGCAACTGA
- a CDS encoding DeoR/GlpR family DNA-binding transcription regulator has translation MRYTDAPTRREDLLRRLRDRGYVASKDVAAELGVSEMTIRRDLTQLDTDGLARRVPGGATAPDATGLETFDRRERRSQAPKQAIARAVLPLLEEADTLALDAGTTVAALAALLPGGYRVISHSMPVLSACEHRSDLELIGLGGTYHSPTRSFGGPATRAGAADLAADVALISAVAVAADGLYCTAAWDAEVKQILSERAERTILLVDHSKATARAPLRFLRWDQIDVVVTDRGADEPALSQWRELVPRVVVAP, from the coding sequence GTGCGCTACACCGACGCCCCGACCCGCCGCGAGGACCTGCTCCGGCGGCTGCGCGATCGCGGTTACGTGGCCTCCAAGGACGTCGCGGCCGAGCTCGGCGTCTCGGAGATGACCATCCGCCGCGACCTGACCCAGCTCGACACCGACGGCCTGGCCCGGCGCGTGCCGGGAGGGGCCACTGCGCCCGACGCCACCGGACTGGAGACCTTCGACCGGCGAGAACGTCGCTCACAGGCCCCCAAACAGGCCATCGCGCGAGCCGTGTTGCCGCTCCTGGAGGAGGCCGACACGCTGGCACTGGACGCCGGCACCACCGTCGCCGCGCTCGCCGCGCTGCTGCCCGGCGGATACCGGGTGATCTCCCACTCGATGCCGGTCCTGAGCGCCTGCGAGCATCGCAGCGACCTCGAACTCATCGGGCTCGGTGGCACCTACCACTCGCCCACGCGCTCCTTCGGCGGGCCCGCCACCCGCGCGGGCGCCGCCGATCTGGCGGCCGATGTGGCACTGATCTCCGCGGTGGCCGTTGCCGCGGACGGCCTGTACTGCACGGCCGCCTGGGATGCGGAGGTCAAACAGATCCTCTCCGAGCGCGCCGAGCGCACCATCCTTCTGGTCGACCACTCCAAGGCGACCGCGCGCGCTCCCCTGAGGTTCCTGCGCTGGGACCAGATCGACGTGGTCGTCACCGACCGGGGCGCGGACGAGCCGGCGCTCAGCCAGTGGCGCGAGCTCGTGCCCCGCGTCGTGGTGGCGCCCTGA
- a CDS encoding aspartate/glutamate racemase family protein, whose translation MTTRVGFVHTAPALTPVFEDLLAEYSGEVGAEALHVADAWLLRTAMATGVNPGVHARVRAHVEHLAALGADAVLITCSSIGETIDSAAAHVSVPVLRVDAAMAQQARALAAGGTHHRIAALATFESTLGPTRRLLEAAAGPGVEVTAEVVAGAADAKAAGDIAGHDSAIRAAARRLAAAADVIVVAQASMASAVADADLPVPVLTSPRTGVEAVLAAAR comes from the coding sequence ATGACCACACGGGTCGGATTCGTGCACACGGCCCCCGCCCTGACGCCGGTGTTCGAGGACCTGCTCGCGGAGTACAGCGGCGAGGTCGGAGCCGAGGCGCTGCACGTGGCCGACGCCTGGCTGCTGCGCACCGCGATGGCCACCGGTGTCAACCCGGGCGTTCACGCGCGCGTCCGGGCCCACGTGGAGCACCTGGCCGCCCTCGGCGCCGACGCCGTGCTGATCACCTGCTCCTCGATCGGGGAGACGATCGACTCGGCCGCTGCGCACGTGTCGGTCCCGGTGCTCCGGGTGGATGCGGCCATGGCCCAGCAGGCCCGCGCACTGGCGGCCGGTGGCACCCACCACCGCATCGCGGCGCTGGCCACGTTCGAGTCCACCCTCGGGCCGACCCGCCGGTTGCTCGAGGCCGCGGCCGGCCCCGGTGTCGAGGTGACCGCTGAGGTGGTGGCCGGTGCCGCCGACGCCAAAGCCGCCGGAGACATCGCCGGACATGACTCTGCCATCCGTGCCGCCGCCCGACGGCTGGCCGCGGCGGCCGACGTCATCGTGGTGGCCCAGGCCTCGATGGCCTCCGCCGTGGCCGACGCCGACCTGCCCGTACCGGTGCTCACCTCTCCCCGCACCGGGGTGGAGGCGGTGCTTGCTGCCGCTCGCTGA
- a CDS encoding alpha-mannosidase has protein sequence MHRTITDVGARVARALAERITPAVHSYRTPVTVEAHALPGEPAPFAEGVAGAFIPFAVGSEWGRPWGTTWFRFTGTVPAPMLAQADQQRIELLVDLGFGSGGPGFRSEGLAYTAAGTILKAVEPRTAYVPVGGTHGAPIASDGSFEIYLEAASNPRFDGTVSTLGDLDTAGDEPLYRLERAELALREPEVYHLLVEARLLHQLAITTPESDPRHHELRQALDRMVDEIDAGGFDRVATSAPAARAQLAAVLADRARTSAHSISAVGHAHIDSAWLWPVRETIRKCSRTFSNVVALAQEYPEFLFACSSAQQYAWMRDHHPQVWDRITEAVAAGTFIPVGGMWVESDTNLPGGEALVRQFTAGKRFFAEHFGTESREVWLPDSFGYSGSLPQLARLAGFDWFLSQKMSWNSTNPFPHHTFWWEGIDGTRVFTHFPPSDTYSSEFNGQELARSTTNFRENGRATRSLMPFGYGDGGGGPTREMLETARRLADLDGAPRVRIETPEQFFTDAHAEYGEHAPVWSGEMYLEFHRGTYTSQRAMKEGNRRTEHLLHEAELWSATATVRRGAPYPAEQLQRLWEEVLLLQFHDILPGSSIAWVHREARQRYADLTAQLETIIGTALDALAGSGDVPLAFNATPHAHDGVPSHGAAARRRDTTAVEAVASGGEVHLDNGLLGVRIGADGTLASVWDHRAGREVLAGPGNVLWLHPDTPNRFDAWDLDEFYRHSGHALTGVDRLELDTSDPARPEVRITRSDGDSTYVQHLALAAGSMSIECTTEVDWRERERILKVAFPLDVHARESTAETQFGHVQRPTHTNTSWDAAKFEVPAHKWLHVGEPGYGVAVANETTYGHEATRPGPGEAHGAGATTVRLSLLRAPRYPDPQTDQGRHVLRYRLVCGADLPEAIRAGYAAGRPLRERLGSGPVDPLVRLDEGPVLLETVKLADDGSRDLVLRLYESRGGRGRAVLTVAEGVMSEAMVTDLLEREDEQIAALAPLARDGARLTLDLAPFQVVTLRIARPEGART, from the coding sequence ATGCATCGCACCATCACCGACGTCGGAGCGCGCGTCGCGCGCGCGCTGGCCGAGCGCATCACCCCCGCCGTCCACTCCTACCGCACCCCGGTCACCGTCGAGGCACACGCGCTGCCCGGCGAACCCGCGCCGTTCGCGGAGGGCGTGGCCGGCGCGTTCATCCCGTTCGCGGTCGGGTCCGAGTGGGGCCGGCCCTGGGGCACCACCTGGTTCCGGTTCACCGGGACGGTTCCGGCGCCGATGCTCGCCCAGGCCGACCAGCAGCGGATCGAGCTGCTGGTCGATCTCGGCTTCGGGTCGGGTGGGCCGGGCTTCCGTTCCGAGGGCCTGGCCTATACCGCGGCGGGCACCATCCTCAAGGCTGTCGAGCCGCGCACCGCCTACGTCCCGGTCGGGGGTACCCACGGCGCCCCGATCGCCTCCGACGGTTCCTTCGAGATCTACCTCGAAGCCGCCTCCAACCCCCGCTTCGACGGCACCGTCTCCACCCTCGGGGATCTCGACACCGCGGGGGACGAGCCGTTGTACCGGCTCGAGCGCGCCGAGCTCGCGCTGCGTGAACCCGAGGTATACCACCTCCTCGTCGAGGCCCGGCTGCTGCACCAGCTCGCGATCACCACACCCGAGAGCGACCCGCGCCATCACGAGCTGCGCCAGGCGCTGGACCGGATGGTCGACGAGATCGACGCCGGCGGCTTCGACCGGGTGGCCACCTCCGCCCCCGCCGCCCGGGCCCAGCTCGCCGCCGTGCTGGCCGACCGTGCCCGGACCAGCGCGCACTCCATCAGTGCCGTGGGGCATGCCCACATCGACTCCGCCTGGCTGTGGCCGGTCCGGGAGACGATCCGTAAGTGCTCGCGCACGTTCTCCAATGTGGTGGCGCTGGCGCAGGAGTACCCGGAGTTCCTCTTCGCCTGCTCCTCGGCTCAGCAGTACGCCTGGATGCGCGACCACCACCCGCAGGTGTGGGACCGGATCACCGAGGCCGTCGCCGCCGGCACATTCATCCCCGTGGGCGGCATGTGGGTGGAGTCCGATACCAACCTGCCCGGCGGCGAGGCGCTGGTGCGCCAGTTCACCGCCGGCAAGCGGTTCTTCGCCGAGCACTTCGGCACCGAGTCACGCGAGGTGTGGCTGCCGGACTCCTTCGGCTACTCCGGCTCCCTGCCCCAGCTGGCCCGGCTGGCCGGGTTCGACTGGTTCCTCTCCCAGAAGATGTCCTGGAACTCCACCAACCCCTTCCCCCACCACACGTTCTGGTGGGAGGGCATCGACGGCACCCGCGTCTTCACCCACTTCCCGCCCTCGGACACCTACTCCTCGGAGTTCAACGGCCAGGAACTGGCTCGCTCCACCACGAACTTCCGTGAGAACGGCCGCGCCACCCGCTCCCTGATGCCGTTCGGCTACGGCGACGGCGGCGGCGGGCCGACCCGGGAGATGCTCGAGACGGCCCGCCGGCTGGCCGACCTGGACGGCGCCCCGCGGGTGCGGATCGAGACCCCGGAGCAGTTCTTCACCGACGCCCACGCCGAGTACGGCGAGCACGCCCCGGTGTGGTCGGGGGAGATGTACCTGGAGTTCCACCGCGGCACCTACACCAGCCAGCGGGCCATGAAGGAGGGCAACCGCCGCACCGAGCACCTGCTGCACGAGGCCGAGCTGTGGTCCGCCACGGCCACCGTGCGCCGCGGCGCCCCCTACCCGGCCGAGCAGCTGCAGCGCCTCTGGGAGGAGGTGTTGCTGCTGCAGTTCCACGACATTCTGCCCGGCTCCTCCATCGCCTGGGTGCACCGCGAGGCCCGCCAGCGCTACGCCGACCTGACCGCGCAGCTGGAGACGATCATCGGCACCGCCCTGGACGCACTCGCCGGATCGGGTGACGTCCCGCTCGCGTTCAACGCCACCCCGCACGCCCACGACGGCGTCCCCTCCCACGGCGCGGCGGCTCGCCGGAGGGACACGACCGCCGTCGAGGCCGTGGCCTCCGGCGGCGAGGTGCACCTGGACAACGGGCTGCTGGGCGTGCGTATCGGCGCCGACGGCACCCTCGCCTCCGTCTGGGACCACCGCGCGGGCCGCGAGGTCCTCGCCGGCCCCGGCAATGTGCTTTGGCTGCACCCCGACACGCCCAACCGGTTCGACGCCTGGGACCTGGACGAGTTCTACCGGCACTCCGGCCACGCCCTCACCGGGGTGGACCGGCTCGAGCTGGACACCTCCGACCCGGCGCGCCCCGAGGTGCGCATCACCCGCTCCGACGGCGACTCCACCTACGTCCAGCACCTCGCCCTGGCAGCCGGCTCGATGTCGATCGAGTGCACCACCGAGGTGGACTGGCGCGAGCGCGAGCGCATCCTCAAGGTCGCCTTCCCGCTGGACGTCCACGCTCGTGAGTCCACGGCCGAGACCCAGTTCGGGCACGTGCAGCGCCCCACCCACACCAACACCTCCTGGGACGCCGCGAAGTTCGAGGTCCCGGCGCACAAATGGCTGCACGTGGGCGAACCCGGCTACGGCGTCGCCGTGGCGAACGAGACCACCTACGGCCACGAGGCCACCCGCCCCGGGCCGGGCGAGGCCCACGGCGCCGGCGCCACCACCGTGCGGCTGTCGCTGCTGCGGGCTCCGCGCTACCCGGACCCGCAGACCGACCAGGGCCGTCACGTGCTGCGCTACCGGCTGGTCTGTGGCGCCGACCTGCCCGAGGCGATCCGGGCCGGCTACGCCGCCGGCCGGCCACTGCGGGAACGCCTGGGCTCGGGCCCGGTGGACCCGCTGGTCCGCCTGGACGAGGGCCCGGTGCTGCTGGAGACGGTCAAGCTCGCCGACGACGGTTCCAGGGACCTCGTCCTGCGTCTGTACGAGTCACGCGGGGGCCGCGGCCGCGCCGTGCTCACCGTGGCCGAGGGCGTGATGAGTGAGGCGATGGTCACCGACCTGCTGGAGCGCGAGGACGAGCAGATCGCCGCACTGGCACCACTGGCGCGCGACGGCGCTCGACTCACCCTGGACCTGGCCCCCTTCCAAGTGGTCACCCTCCGCATCGCCCGCCCGGAAGGAGCCCGCACATGA
- a CDS encoding FAD-dependent oxidoreductase translates to MTAVSASTEVLVYGATSAGVCAAVAAARAGAQVVLAEPGRHVGGMTSGGLGYTDVGDVRALGGPAARFRQAIADHYGVLVGHFAGPEPHVAEAIFTRWLEESGVDVRFGRRLSGASTREGTITEVTFDLAPPDTHLGAHAAHGSERVRPAVVIDASYEGDLLAAAGVSYAVGRDAVSTYGEAHAGRQELLPGRHTMPAWISPFAGDPTGRVEGPLLPQVKPEPMVPVGAADGGVMSYGYRVCLSSAVDRVPFTPSPGYDDTYWELYRRVFAHWQAHGGSPAAGRLLGLQPNLPGGMADGNSLGPISLSVLDGTAWEYPDASPHRREQIRTHHLDHTRDFLFFLSHDPAVPEHVRTEMQRWGLPAGEFTDTEHLPHQLYVREARRMLGEHVLTAHDLLGATPAEDVIALGSYHLDVREVQRTWRWAHEHPDPIAMTVTEGYLSIGVPAYPIPYRSLLPRRTECTNLIAPVCLSASHLAFSSVRMEPQYQMLGEAAGFAAAAAARDAVAVQDVPVPALQDQLRAAGAVLAR, encoded by the coding sequence ATGACCGCGGTGTCGGCGTCCACCGAGGTCCTCGTCTACGGCGCCACCTCGGCGGGCGTGTGCGCCGCCGTGGCCGCCGCCCGTGCGGGAGCCCAGGTGGTCCTCGCCGAGCCGGGCCGGCACGTGGGCGGGATGACCTCCGGAGGGCTCGGCTACACCGACGTCGGTGACGTGCGCGCCCTGGGTGGCCCCGCGGCGCGGTTCCGGCAGGCGATCGCCGATCACTACGGCGTGCTGGTGGGCCACTTCGCCGGCCCGGAGCCACACGTGGCCGAGGCGATCTTCACGAGGTGGCTCGAGGAGTCCGGGGTGGACGTGCGCTTCGGCCGCCGCCTGAGCGGTGCCTCCACTCGCGAGGGCACCATCACCGAGGTCACCTTCGACCTCGCCCCGCCGGATACCCACCTGGGCGCCCACGCGGCCCACGGCAGCGAACGGGTGCGCCCCGCCGTCGTGATCGATGCCTCCTACGAGGGAGACCTGCTCGCCGCGGCCGGGGTGAGCTACGCCGTCGGACGGGACGCGGTGAGCACCTATGGGGAGGCCCATGCGGGCCGGCAGGAGCTTCTCCCGGGCCGGCACACCATGCCGGCCTGGATCTCCCCGTTCGCCGGCGACCCCACCGGTCGCGTCGAGGGGCCGCTGCTGCCGCAGGTCAAGCCCGAGCCGATGGTCCCGGTGGGGGCGGCCGACGGCGGAGTGATGTCCTACGGCTACCGGGTGTGCCTGTCCAGCGCGGTCGACCGGGTGCCGTTCACCCCGAGCCCGGGCTACGACGACACCTACTGGGAGCTCTACCGCCGGGTCTTCGCCCACTGGCAGGCCCACGGCGGCAGCCCCGCGGCGGGCAGGCTGCTCGGGCTCCAGCCGAACCTGCCCGGGGGGATGGCCGACGGCAACTCCCTCGGCCCGATCTCGTTGAGCGTGCTCGACGGCACCGCCTGGGAGTACCCGGACGCCTCGCCGCATCGGCGCGAGCAGATCCGCACCCACCACCTGGACCACACCCGCGATTTCCTGTTCTTCCTCAGCCACGACCCGGCCGTGCCGGAGCATGTGCGCACCGAGATGCAGCGGTGGGGTCTGCCGGCGGGGGAGTTCACCGACACCGAGCACCTCCCGCACCAGCTGTACGTGCGCGAGGCGCGGCGGATGCTCGGCGAGCACGTGCTCACCGCCCACGACCTGCTCGGCGCCACACCCGCCGAGGACGTGATCGCGCTGGGTTCGTATCACCTGGACGTCCGCGAGGTGCAGCGCACCTGGCGGTGGGCGCATGAGCACCCCGACCCGATCGCCATGACGGTCACCGAGGGATACCTGTCCATCGGCGTGCCCGCCTACCCGATCCCGTACCGGAGCCTGCTGCCACGGCGGACCGAGTGCACCAACCTGATCGCCCCCGTGTGCCTGTCCGCCTCCCACCTGGCGTTCAGCTCGGTGCGGATGGAGCCGCAGTACCAGATGCTGGGGGAGGCGGCCGGCTTCGCCGCGGCCGCCGCCGCGCGCGATGCGGTGGCGGTGCAGGATGTGCCCGTGCCGGCCCTGCAGGACCAGCTGCGCGCGGCCGGCGCCGTGCTCGCCCGCTGA
- a CDS encoding MBL fold metallo-hydrolase produces the protein MTDDVPSTPHEDVTEVAPGVFRVRDTCHVYVIRAAESTDGRRTGISIDFGSGRVLDLLDELGLEAITDVLMTHHHRDQAQGLPRAVAAGIAVHVPPVEAELFSDVDAMWAAREVGNNYNLRTDRFSLLEPVPITSTVPEYRSAEYGGITVHTLPTPGHTPGSVTYLVEAGGRRLAFTGDLLYGPGKVWSLLATQWSYTENEGPTMAVLACDLLAAEEPDVLLPSHGEVMDPGSPALTLTGDRLLQYVNQRRPEPTRIREKLANPYRNLTEHLLVNESSESRSYVLVSETGAAMVIDYGYDMTTGLPPGHERAARRPWLASLPGLKAHHPVDRVEVALPTHYHDDHVAGMNLLRDVEGTQVWSPANVAPILADPLRYDLPCLWHDPIPSDRELPIGETFTWHEYEITVHELPGHTLFAAAFEFVVDGVRVLVTGDQQDGQGVPGKTRETRNYQYHNRFRITDYRDSAALYQRVEPGLMITGHWQERWVTEDYLQMLATEAEELVQIHHDLLPLTELDTGADGVFARIEPYRSTVGSGRSATYEIWVRNPLREEATAHLTPVLPEGWTAVGPEPVTLAPGGTARVTFTVTATGPRRRRARIAVDVTVDHLRLGQHAEALVDVI, from the coding sequence ATGACCGACGACGTCCCTTCCACCCCCCACGAGGACGTGACCGAGGTGGCACCCGGGGTGTTCCGGGTGCGCGACACCTGCCACGTCTACGTGATCCGTGCCGCCGAGAGCACCGATGGCCGCCGCACCGGCATCTCGATCGACTTCGGGTCCGGGCGCGTGCTCGACCTGCTGGACGAGCTCGGGCTGGAGGCGATCACCGATGTGCTGATGACCCACCACCACCGCGATCAGGCCCAGGGACTCCCGCGGGCCGTCGCCGCCGGCATCGCCGTGCACGTGCCACCGGTGGAGGCCGAGCTGTTCTCCGACGTGGACGCGATGTGGGCCGCGCGGGAGGTGGGCAACAACTACAACCTGCGCACCGACCGGTTCTCGCTGCTGGAACCGGTCCCGATCACCTCGACCGTGCCCGAGTACCGCAGCGCCGAGTACGGCGGCATCACGGTGCACACCCTGCCCACGCCGGGGCACACGCCGGGTTCGGTGACCTACCTGGTGGAGGCGGGCGGTCGCCGGCTGGCCTTCACCGGTGACCTGCTCTATGGCCCCGGCAAGGTGTGGTCGCTGCTGGCCACGCAGTGGTCCTACACCGAGAACGAGGGGCCGACGATGGCGGTGCTCGCCTGCGACCTTCTCGCCGCCGAGGAACCGGACGTGCTGCTGCCCTCGCACGGGGAGGTGATGGACCCGGGCTCCCCGGCGCTCACGCTCACCGGGGACCGGCTGCTGCAGTACGTGAACCAGCGCCGCCCCGAGCCGACTCGGATCCGGGAGAAGCTGGCGAACCCGTACCGCAACCTCACCGAGCATCTCCTCGTCAACGAATCGAGTGAGTCCCGCAGCTATGTGCTCGTCTCCGAGACCGGCGCGGCGATGGTGATCGACTACGGCTACGACATGACCACCGGCCTGCCACCCGGTCACGAGCGCGCCGCCCGCCGCCCCTGGCTGGCGAGCCTGCCCGGGCTGAAGGCGCACCACCCGGTCGACCGGGTGGAGGTGGCGCTGCCCACCCACTACCACGACGACCACGTGGCGGGGATGAACCTGCTTCGCGACGTCGAGGGCACGCAGGTGTGGAGCCCGGCGAACGTGGCCCCGATCCTGGCCGACCCGCTGCGCTACGACCTGCCGTGCCTGTGGCACGACCCGATCCCGAGCGACCGCGAGCTCCCGATCGGGGAGACCTTCACCTGGCACGAGTACGAGATCACCGTGCACGAGCTGCCCGGGCACACCCTGTTCGCCGCCGCCTTCGAGTTCGTCGTGGACGGCGTGCGGGTACTGGTCACCGGTGACCAGCAGGACGGTCAGGGGGTCCCCGGGAAGACGCGCGAGACGCGGAACTACCAGTACCACAACAGATTCCGCATCACCGACTACCGCGACAGCGCCGCCCTGTACCAGCGGGTGGAGCCGGGGCTGATGATCACCGGTCACTGGCAGGAACGCTGGGTCACCGAGGACTACCTGCAGATGCTGGCCACCGAAGCCGAGGAACTGGTGCAGATCCACCACGACCTGCTGCCGCTGACCGAGCTGGACACCGGCGCCGACGGCGTCTTCGCCCGGATCGAGCCCTACCGGTCCACGGTGGGCTCCGGGCGGAGCGCCACCTACGAGATCTGGGTCCGCAACCCCCTCCGGGAGGAGGCCACGGCCCACCTGACGCCGGTGCTGCCCGAGGGGTGGACCGCCGTCGGGCCGGAGCCGGTCACGCTCGCCCCGGGCGGCACGGCCCGGGTCACCTTCACCGTGACCGCCACCGGCCCACGACGGCGCCGCGCCCGGATCGCCGTGGACGTCACCGTCGATCACCTGCGCCTCGGCCAGCATGCGGAGGCCCTCGTGGACGTGATCTGA